A genome region from Bufo gargarizans isolate SCDJY-AF-19 chromosome 2, ASM1485885v1, whole genome shotgun sequence includes the following:
- the PPIH gene encoding peptidyl-prolyl cis-trans isomerase H, which produces MPLRLPPVPKSEMAVPASNANNPIVFFDVSIGGQEVGRMKVELFADVVPKTAENFRQFCTGEFRKDGVPIGYKGSTFHRVIKDFMIQGGDFVNGDGTGVASIYRGPFADENFKLKHSAPGLLSMANSGPGTNGCQFFITCSKCDWLDGKHVVFGKIIDGLLVMRKIENVPTGPNNKPKLPVIIAQCGEM; this is translated from the exons ATGCCACTTAGACTTCCTCCTGTGCCCAAGTCAGAGATGGCGGTCCCGGCTTCCAACGCCAACAATCCAATCGTGTTCTTCGATGTCAGTATCGGAGGACAG gaGGTCGGTCGAATGAAGGTGGAACTTTTTGCAGATGTTGTACCGAAAACCGCAGAAAATTTCAG GCAGTTCTGCACCGGAGAGTTCAG AAAAGATGGTGTTCCCATAGGGTATAAAGGAAGCACTTTTCACAG GGTAATAAAAGACTTCATGATCCAAGGTGGAGACTTTGTTAAT GGTGACGGTACAGGAGTGGCAAGTATCTACAGAGGACCCTTTGCAGACGAGAACTTCAAGCTCAAGCACTCCGCACCTGGTCTACTTTCCATG GCCAACAGCGGCCCCGGAACGAATGGCTGCCAATTTTTTATCACTTGCTCGAAGTGCGATTGGCTGGATGGCAAGCATGTGGTATTTG GTAAAATCATCGATGGACTTCTAGTCATGAGAAAGATTGAG AATGTACCAACCGGCCCCAACAACAAACCCAAACTGCCCGTGATTATCGCCCAGTGTGGAGAAATGTAA